A stretch of the Lolium perenne isolate Kyuss_39 chromosome 3, Kyuss_2.0, whole genome shotgun sequence genome encodes the following:
- the LOC139837617 gene encoding protein ALP1-like yields the protein MSSSSSSSSDGVEGDFIAAFQAEYEEEMLNEEVVPRRRRRREFIRRDRLGAHDRLFEDYFADDCNYPPSYFRRRYRMRRSLFLRIVARLGEYSPYFTQRNDALNRAGFSPLQKCTAALRLLAYGAAADTIDEWLKLARQTSSDCLDRFCEGIIECYGETFCRHPTVEDTQRLLAKAEERGFPGMLGSIDCMHWQWRNCPVAYAGQFTRGDIKHPTIILEAVASYDRWIWHAFFGVAGSNNNLNVLNQSPLFTDVLRGEAPVVNFTVNGHEYNYGYYLADGIYPSWPVFMKGVTLPQSEKQRVFTSAQSAHRKDVECAFGVLKARFNILAVPGRSYPRCTLGLIMRACVILHNMIIDDERGQNLDNIYETVASNVGPAIHHHAPPSLAARIQMDTEMRESPMYTQLQHDLMEHVWANS from the coding sequence ATGTCTTCGTCCAGCAGCAGTTCGAGCGACGGAGTGGAGGGTGATTTCATCGCTGCATTCCAGGCGGAGTATGAGGAGGAGATGCTCaacgaggaggtggtgccaagacgtcgacgccgccgagagttcatcaggcgtgatcgtctgggtgcccacgatcggctcttcgaggactacttcgccgacgactgCAACTATCCTCCGAGCTACTTTCGGCGAAGGTATCGGATGAGACGATCCCTCTTCCTGCGCATTGTGGCTAGATTGGGTGAATACTCTCCGTATTTCACCCAAAGAAATGATGCTCTCAACCGTGCTGGTTTTTCTCCCCTGCAAAAGTGTACTGCGGCTTTGCGTCTGTTAGCTTATGGAGCCGCTGCAGATACAATAGATGAGTGGCTTaagttagctagacaaacttcatcAGATTGTCTAGATAGATTCTGTGAAGGCATCATTGAGTGTTACGGGGAGACGTTTTGCCGTCACCCAACTGTGGAGGATACTCAGCGGCTGTTAGCGAAAGCCGAGGAGCGTGGCTTTCCGGGCATGTTagggagcatcgattgcatgcattggcagtGGAGGAACTGCCCAGTGGCTTATGCTGGTCAATTCACAAGGGGAGACATCAAACACCCTACCATAATCTTAGAAGCCGTGGCGTCGTATGATCGTTGGATCTGGCATGCCTTTTTTGGAGTGGCCGGGTCCAACAACAACCTCAATGTACTCAACCAGTCGCCGTTGTTCACTGATGTGCTTAGGGGAGAAGCACCCGTAGTGAACTTCACGGTGAATGGACATGAGTACAACTATGGTTACTACCTTGCCGACGGCATCTACCCCTCCTGGCCGGTGTTCATGAAAGGTGTTACTCTTCCACAAAGTGAAAAGCAGCGAGTGTTCACTTCTGCTCAATCAGCGCATCGCAAAGATGTCGAGTGTGCCTTTGGAGTGTTGAAGGCTAGGTTCAATATTCTAGCAGTTCCGGGACGCTCCTACCCGAGGTGTACTCTTGGATtgatcatgcgtgcatgtgtcattctgcacaacatgatcatcgacgatGAGCGTGGACAAAATTTGGACAACATCTATGAGACAGTTGCTTCAAATGTCGGCCCTGCAATACACCACCATGCACCACCAAGCCTAGCAGCCAGGATTCAGATGGACACCGAAATGAGGGAGTCACCGATGTATACACAGCTCCAGCATGATTTGATGGAGCATGTGTGGGCTAATTCCtag